One region of Streptomyces sp. CG4 genomic DNA includes:
- a CDS encoding helix-turn-helix domain-containing protein, with translation MGRWEPDARGRLAKAALALYAERGYEQTTVAEIAKRAGLTERTFFRHYADKREVLFAGAGELEELFVRAVAGAPESVATLDALTIGLDAVAEMFADRREFARRRHAVITANAELRERELIKLASLAAALTDTLRGRGVAEPAASLAAEATVAVFKIAFERWIAPAEERPMSQLIRESLAELKAVTSGA, from the coding sequence ATGGGTAGATGGGAGCCGGACGCGCGCGGACGCCTGGCGAAGGCCGCGCTGGCGCTCTATGCCGAGCGCGGGTACGAGCAGACCACCGTGGCGGAGATCGCCAAGCGGGCCGGGCTCACGGAGCGGACCTTCTTCCGGCACTACGCCGACAAGCGCGAGGTGCTCTTCGCCGGCGCCGGTGAGCTGGAGGAACTGTTCGTGCGGGCGGTCGCCGGAGCCCCGGAGTCCGTGGCGACACTCGACGCGCTGACGATCGGGCTGGACGCCGTCGCCGAAATGTTCGCCGACCGGCGTGAGTTCGCGCGCCGGCGCCATGCCGTGATCACGGCCAACGCGGAACTGCGGGAGCGCGAGCTGATCAAGCTCGCCTCGTTGGCGGCCGCCCTCACCGACACCCTGCGCGGCCGCGGGGTCGCCGAACCGGCCGCGAGCCTGGCCGCCGAAGCGACGGTCGCCGTCTTCAAGATCGCCTTCGAACGCTGGATCGCACCGGCCGAGGAGCGTCCGATGTCGCAGCTGATACGGGAGTCACTGGCCGAACTGAAGGCGGTGACCTCGGGCGCCTAG
- a CDS encoding erythromycin esterase family protein, producing MSQDIRDFVTPSCDLLALGEPTHQEPAFGQVRNELFAQLVDHGFRSIALEIDRVAALAVNDYVQGGAGSLDTVMRDGFSHGFGEQDANRQLVSWMREYNEHRPSGQRLTFHGFDAPTETTSAPSPRCYLEHARDYLALDLDLTGLTGDDARWSRAEAVLDATMSPGATAEAERLRSIADDMLNSLYARAPELIAATSRDEWFRARAHLTAGLGLLRYHKQSAQPLTSSLRIAGLAATRDALMAQNLLDIRGIEEDRGPTLVFAHNLHLQRNQSIWRLGDLGADWSGAGAIVASLLGERYVCVVGSLGRSKALGLRDPDPDTYEGRLQRRLTTWGLEATPATPTTPTAPTDASTRAPAARTRTDTHPRQGYFPLDQATLDVVDAVLHISDGTTAGSPAHT from the coding sequence ATGAGTCAGGACATTCGCGACTTCGTCACCCCGTCATGCGACCTCTTGGCACTGGGCGAACCGACCCATCAGGAACCGGCCTTCGGGCAGGTCCGGAACGAACTGTTCGCCCAGCTGGTCGACCACGGATTCCGCTCCATCGCCCTCGAAATCGACCGCGTGGCCGCACTCGCCGTGAACGACTACGTCCAGGGGGGAGCCGGCAGCCTCGACACGGTCATGCGCGACGGCTTCTCCCACGGCTTCGGGGAACAGGACGCCAACCGACAGCTGGTCAGCTGGATGCGTGAGTACAACGAGCACCGACCGTCAGGACAACGCCTGACCTTCCATGGCTTCGACGCCCCGACGGAGACCACCAGCGCACCCAGCCCACGGTGCTATCTGGAACACGCCCGCGACTATCTGGCGCTCGACCTCGACCTCACCGGCCTCACCGGCGACGACGCCCGGTGGAGCCGCGCGGAGGCGGTCCTGGACGCCACGATGTCTCCCGGCGCCACGGCCGAGGCCGAGCGGCTGCGTTCGATCGCCGACGACATGCTCAACTCGCTCTACGCACGCGCCCCGGAACTGATCGCGGCGACCTCACGCGACGAGTGGTTCAGGGCCCGGGCACACCTCACCGCCGGCCTCGGCCTGCTGCGCTACCACAAGCAGTCCGCACAGCCCCTCACATCAAGTCTCCGGATAGCCGGCCTGGCCGCCACCAGGGACGCGCTCATGGCCCAGAACCTCCTGGACATCCGCGGCATCGAGGAGGATCGAGGCCCGACCCTGGTCTTCGCACACAACCTCCATCTGCAGCGGAACCAGAGCATCTGGCGTCTGGGGGATCTGGGCGCCGACTGGTCAGGCGCCGGCGCCATCGTGGCCTCACTGCTGGGCGAACGGTACGTCTGCGTCGTGGGCAGCCTGGGCCGCAGCAAGGCCCTCGGGCTGCGCGACCCGGACCCGGACACCTACGAGGGCCGCCTCCAGCGCCGTCTCACCACCTGGGGCTTGGAAGCGACCCCGGCCACCCCGACCACCCCGACGGCCCCGACCGACGCGTCCACCAGGGCTCCCGCCGCTCGCACCCGCACGGACACCCACCCCAGGCAGGGCTACTTCCCGCTCGACCAGGCGACACTCGACGTGGTGGACGCGGTCCTGCACATCAGCGACGGCACGACCGCGGGCTCCCCGGCACACACCTGA
- a CDS encoding SDR family oxidoreductase, with protein MRIFVTGASGWIGSALVPQLIEAGHQVVGLARSDASAAALTAAGAEVVRGTVDDLDVLRDAAAASDGVIHLAFKHDIAFSGDFRGAAEADRRAVDTFGEALAGTDRPFVLASGLAGLAPGRMATELDMPTHSDSPITIRAVTAKEVLGFSSRGIRSSVVRLSPTCHGDGDNGFMATLVAIARAKGVSGYIGDGANRWPAVHRFDAAQLFRLAAEQAPAGSVLHGVAEEGVAIRDVAEVIGRHLDVPVVSVAPEAAAEHFTWLADFIGLDFLAASSLTRELLDWTPTHPGLLEDLDKGHYFTAPGTGA; from the coding sequence ATGCGCATCTTCGTCACCGGCGCCTCCGGCTGGATCGGATCCGCCCTCGTACCCCAGCTCATCGAGGCGGGACACCAGGTCGTCGGGCTCGCCCGCTCCGACGCCTCCGCCGCCGCGCTCACCGCGGCCGGCGCCGAGGTCGTCCGCGGCACCGTCGACGACCTCGACGTCCTGCGGGACGCGGCCGCCGCGTCGGACGGGGTGATCCACCTCGCCTTCAAGCACGACATCGCCTTCAGCGGCGACTTCCGGGGCGCCGCCGAGGCCGACCGGCGCGCCGTCGACACCTTCGGCGAGGCCCTCGCCGGCACCGACCGGCCCTTCGTCCTCGCCTCCGGCCTGGCCGGACTCGCTCCCGGGCGGATGGCGACCGAGCTGGACATGCCCACGCACTCCGACTCACCGATCACGATCCGAGCGGTCACCGCGAAGGAGGTGCTCGGATTCTCCTCGCGCGGCATTCGCTCGTCCGTGGTGCGGCTCTCACCGACTTGCCACGGCGACGGGGACAACGGCTTCATGGCGACGCTGGTCGCCATCGCCCGCGCCAAGGGCGTCTCCGGCTACATCGGCGACGGCGCCAACCGCTGGCCGGCCGTCCACCGCTTCGATGCCGCGCAGTTGTTCCGCCTCGCGGCGGAGCAGGCCCCCGCCGGTTCGGTGCTGCACGGAGTCGCGGAGGAGGGCGTCGCGATCCGCGACGTGGCCGAGGTGATCGGGCGGCACCTCGATGTGCCGGTGGTCTCCGTGGCACCCGAGGCGGCGGCCGAGCACTTCACCTGGCTGGCCGACTTCATCGGCCTCGACTTCCTTGCGGCGAGCAGCCTGACGCGCGAACTGCTGGACTGGACACCGACCCACCCGGGCCTCCTCGAAGACCTGGACAAGGGGCACTACTTCACCGCCCCCGGCACCGGCGCCTGA
- a CDS encoding penicillin-binding transpeptidase domain-containing protein: protein MNRAVKIGLAGTCTALLALGGIGTYNIVHGLASGSASEGTSQDARGFDPSEVSSTPPSGAEATKQARAFLDSWSQQQLDGAASDTDTPDTAARALREYADGLHLKKLTFDHILSAGASSATPGAAKVTFDVTAQVAGGTWDYASAVAVRKSTNGRLAVHWNNSVLHPGLGDGQSLTAGTLPAGSVGAKVVASDGRTDLSTFPSLRDIAATIGKNAKATGGQPGTGVAVVDAGGAGVETVKVFTQGRPAIVRTTIDVGFQGVAEHAVQDAHLQQKPAGTVALDWRNGHILAVAHTGDDGDIAINGIKSPGSTMKIITAAALFDKAGLTPSSPAPCTDSLVANSQLFHNDPGVRANPGSSLAEAFTVSCNTAFIKDGFHHLVHDGDASALNDEAVNVFGLGNWSIGGGIATTDPSVPPDVQGGDQAAQFIGQGKVTATPLFMASVAATVRNAGFEQPIILPEQHQEAAPRPISARTADYLQSMMRGVATGGTAAPRLGGLSEVGAKTGTAEEGDHTNGWLTAYNSRIAVAALVEGGSSGVDSAGYVVRRLLTGG, encoded by the coding sequence ATGAACAGAGCTGTGAAGATCGGCCTCGCCGGTACGTGCACCGCGCTGCTCGCCCTGGGGGGAATCGGTACCTACAACATCGTGCACGGCCTCGCCTCCGGTTCGGCGAGTGAGGGCACGTCCCAGGATGCGCGCGGGTTCGACCCCTCCGAGGTGTCCAGTACGCCCCCGTCGGGTGCCGAGGCGACGAAGCAGGCCCGCGCGTTCCTGGACAGCTGGTCCCAGCAGCAGTTGGACGGCGCGGCGAGCGACACCGACACACCGGACACCGCCGCGCGGGCCCTCCGGGAATACGCCGACGGCCTCCACCTGAAGAAGCTGACGTTCGATCACATCCTGTCCGCCGGAGCCTCGTCGGCGACACCGGGAGCCGCCAAGGTCACCTTCGATGTCACCGCTCAGGTCGCGGGCGGCACCTGGGACTACGCGAGCGCGGTGGCGGTCCGGAAGAGCACGAACGGCCGGCTGGCCGTCCACTGGAACAACTCGGTGCTCCATCCGGGCCTGGGCGACGGTCAGTCGCTGACCGCGGGCACGCTGCCGGCCGGCTCGGTTGGCGCGAAGGTCGTCGCGAGCGACGGCAGGACCGATCTGTCCACCTTCCCGTCGCTGCGGGACATCGCCGCGACGATCGGCAAGAACGCCAAGGCCACGGGTGGACAACCCGGAACGGGCGTGGCCGTGGTCGATGCGGGCGGCGCGGGTGTGGAGACGGTGAAGGTCTTCACACAGGGCCGGCCGGCGATCGTCAGGACGACCATCGACGTCGGCTTCCAGGGGGTGGCCGAGCACGCGGTGCAGGACGCCCATCTGCAGCAGAAGCCCGCGGGCACGGTGGCGCTCGACTGGCGCAACGGGCACATCCTCGCCGTCGCGCACACCGGCGACGACGGCGACATCGCCATCAACGGCATCAAATCGCCCGGCTCCACGATGAAGATCATCACCGCGGCCGCCCTCTTCGACAAGGCGGGCCTCACGCCGAGCAGTCCGGCGCCGTGCACGGACTCGCTGGTGGCCAACAGCCAGTTGTTCCACAACGACCCCGGTGTACGGGCCAACCCCGGCTCCTCCCTCGCCGAGGCGTTCACGGTGTCGTGCAACACCGCCTTCATCAAGGACGGTTTCCACCACCTGGTGCACGACGGCGACGCCTCCGCGCTGAACGACGAGGCGGTGAACGTCTTCGGGCTGGGCAACTGGTCCATCGGCGGCGGGATCGCCACCACCGACCCGAGTGTCCCGCCGGACGTCCAGGGCGGCGACCAGGCGGCCCAGTTCATCGGCCAGGGCAAGGTCACCGCCACGCCCCTGTTCATGGCGTCCGTGGCGGCCACCGTGCGCAACGCCGGCTTCGAGCAGCCGATCATCCTGCCGGAACAGCACCAGGAGGCCGCGCCCCGGCCCATCTCCGCCCGCACGGCCGACTATCTGCAGTCGATGATGCGCGGCGTGGCCACCGGCGGCACGGCGGCTCCGCGGCTGGGCGGTCTGAGCGAAGTAGGTGCCAAGACCGGCACCGCCGAGGAGGGGGACCACACCAACGGCTGGCTGACCGCCTACAACTCTCGTATCGCGGTGGCCGCACTCGTCGAAGGCGGCAGCTCGGGCGTCGACTCCGCGGGATACGTCGTGCGGCGGCTGCTGACGGGCGGCTGA
- a CDS encoding MerR family DNA-binding transcriptional regulator: MSTLRPTDLAREHGLSTQAVRNYERHGFVPPAERTPSGYRIYTEVHAAALRAYLSLVPAYGYAAAGQIMTALHRDDLDEALTLIDHGHSRLLRDRDTLDAVRAAVQHLTTESETAPAPAPAAGTRTVGELAHQLGVTPATLRNWEGAGILTPARDRATGYRVFGADDIRDAELAHLLRRGGYPLEHIATVVQQIRTAGGTDALAASLDAWQHKLTARGRAMLHAATHLSAYLTHLDTENQADSL, encoded by the coding sequence GTGAGCACCTTGCGACCGACCGACCTCGCGCGCGAGCACGGCCTCTCGACCCAGGCGGTGCGCAACTACGAGCGGCACGGATTCGTCCCGCCCGCCGAGCGCACCCCCAGCGGCTACCGGATCTACACCGAAGTGCACGCGGCAGCGCTCCGCGCCTACCTCTCGCTCGTCCCGGCGTACGGGTACGCGGCCGCCGGCCAGATCATGACGGCCCTCCACCGGGACGACCTCGACGAGGCCCTGACGCTCATCGACCACGGGCACAGTCGGCTGCTGCGCGACCGGGACACCCTCGATGCCGTACGCGCCGCCGTGCAGCACCTGACGACGGAGTCCGAGACTGCCCCGGCTCCCGCCCCGGCGGCGGGGACCCGCACCGTCGGCGAACTCGCGCACCAACTCGGCGTCACACCGGCGACCCTGCGCAACTGGGAAGGCGCGGGCATCCTCACCCCCGCCCGGGACCGCGCCACGGGATATCGCGTCTTCGGCGCCGACGACATCCGCGACGCCGAGCTGGCCCACCTCCTCCGCCGCGGGGGCTATCCGCTCGAACACATCGCCACCGTGGTGCAGCAGATCCGCACGGCCGGCGGCACGGACGCACTCGCCGCGTCGCTGGACGCCTGGCAGCACAAACTCACCGCGCGGGGCCGCGCCATGCTCCACGCGGCCACGCATCTCAGCGCATACCTCACGCACTTGGACACCGAGAATCAGGCCGACTCACTCTGA
- a CDS encoding AAA family ATPase, with protein MRQMRVGTEQTRLVVLRGNSASGKSSVAAGVRDRFGRGLALVEQDHLRRVVLRERDRPGAANIGLIDTVARYALDAGYHVVVEGILYADRYGDMLARLRADHRGPTHGYYLDVPFDETLARHATKQIAGQVTEADLRDWYRGRDLLPGGVERVIGADSSLTETVDHIMQDTGLSGLPPLDI; from the coding sequence CTGCGGCAGATGAGAGTCGGTACGGAACAGACCCGGCTGGTGGTGCTGCGTGGCAACAGCGCCTCGGGCAAGTCGTCCGTCGCGGCCGGTGTGCGTGACCGCTTCGGCCGTGGACTCGCCCTGGTGGAACAGGACCATCTCCGCCGGGTCGTGCTGCGGGAGCGGGACCGGCCGGGTGCGGCGAACATCGGCCTGATCGACACCGTCGCCCGCTACGCGCTGGACGCCGGCTATCACGTGGTGGTGGAGGGCATCCTGTACGCCGACCGCTACGGGGACATGCTCGCCCGGCTGCGCGCCGACCACCGGGGACCGACCCACGGCTACTACCTCGACGTGCCGTTCGACGAGACCCTCGCCCGCCATGCGACCAAGCAGATCGCCGGCCAGGTGACCGAGGCCGACCTGCGGGACTGGTACCGGGGGCGCGACCTGCTGCCCGGGGGAGTGGAGAGGGTCATCGGCGCCGACAGCTCGCTGACGGAGACGGTCGACCACATCATGCAGGACACGGGGCTGTCCGGCCTCCCGCCGCTGGACATCTGA
- a CDS encoding amino acid adenylation domain-containing protein translates to MKTASALIAGTPLTSLCLPDLLTRQAALRPEATAVTFREERLSYRELDRQSRDLGTRLARLGIGPDTCVGLFTEPSLDLMTGVWGILGAGAACLPLSPDYPEDRLRYMIEDSGASVVVTQEHLRERLAALAPRDVLVLTPAEVMPGPGDRTAVPDRQPGHLAYVIYTSGSTGRPKGVGIENRAIVGQLDWLASRGYLGPQVTILQKTPMSFDAAQWEILAPAAGTHVVMGTPGIHRDPQAIVEAVRTHGVTHLQCVPTLLQALLDTEEFASCTSLRRVFCGGEALTHKLARDFFHGLPGTSLVNLYGPTEATINATFHEVDPAAVDGGTSRTVPIGVPVDDVSAYVLDEKLAPVAVGVAGELYLGGAQLARGYLGRPEQTRERFVASPFEPGERLYRTGDVCLWNPDGTLQFAGRADNQVKLRGYRVELEEVASRIEEHIWVRRAAAIVTDDPRTGHPALVACVELNPRTAAVMDQGSHGAHHQSKASKLQVKAQLSNPGLREPTELAGRPAIALPGRAATPEQRRETFARKTYRFYDGGPVTREDLLAVLVPRPVPSYSRPLSELTPAELGRILRWFGQFHSEERLLPKYSYASPGALYATQLYVESGGVAGLVPGVYYYHPVDHSLVRVGEGTGRCPDGGLLVHFLGKRRAIEPVYRTNVQEVLEFETGHMVGVFEEVLPAHGLTIAPLGHFPPVKDVLDVAEEDHYLGTFEITANDGRPRQDPTELYVQAHPDRVEGLPAGQYRYRDGALERIGNELIEVRHVIAINQGVYARASFGISAVSRAADPWLEYIALGTRLHHFQRTPGFGFMPSGYSSRSGHPLPAARRLDDILGSAGIRSGPSYFFLGGRVSDEQMAGEDMYEDAVHTQGPAEMIRDELARTLPDFMLPNRVLVLDALPLTANGKVDAKALAASPEVAAARQPGVYVAPATPTEQWLADVWGATLKYEDVSSEDEFFACGGNSLIAVALVNRINKHFGTRLPLQVLFETPKLRDLAARMDDDTTPVSRMIPLATAGGFAPVFCWPGLGGYPMNLRLLGQEAGLDRPFYGIQAHGINAGEIPYDTIREMAAADLAEIRRIQPSGPYSLWGYSFGARVAFETAWQLEQGGEKAEHLFLICPGNPKVHQDDGHAHGREASYDNPAYVTILFSVFTGTIHGPALAACLAQAHDEGSFVCCIHDLLPSLDEDTIRRITRIVGITYEFDYTFRELTERTVEAPVTLFKAQGDDYSFIESHAAYSTMPPTVVRLKGDHYSVLKPHGLPELLTATRTAMGHITK, encoded by the coding sequence ATGAAGACTGCGAGCGCACTGATAGCCGGCACACCCCTCACGAGCCTGTGCCTGCCCGACCTGCTGACCCGTCAGGCCGCGCTGCGTCCGGAGGCCACGGCGGTCACCTTCCGGGAGGAACGGCTCAGCTACCGCGAGCTCGACCGGCAGAGCCGGGACCTCGGTACCCGCCTCGCCCGGCTCGGCATCGGCCCCGACACCTGCGTCGGTCTGTTCACCGAGCCGTCCCTGGACCTGATGACCGGGGTGTGGGGCATCCTCGGCGCGGGCGCCGCCTGTCTGCCGCTGTCCCCGGACTACCCCGAGGACCGGCTGCGCTACATGATCGAGGACTCCGGGGCGTCCGTCGTCGTGACGCAGGAACACCTGCGCGAGCGTCTGGCGGCCCTCGCACCGAGGGACGTCCTCGTACTCACGCCGGCGGAAGTGATGCCGGGCCCGGGCGACCGCACCGCCGTCCCCGACCGGCAGCCCGGCCATCTCGCCTACGTCATCTACACCTCGGGCAGCACGGGCCGGCCCAAGGGCGTGGGGATCGAGAACCGGGCCATCGTCGGCCAGCTCGACTGGCTCGCCTCCCGCGGCTACCTCGGACCGCAGGTCACCATCCTGCAGAAGACGCCCATGAGCTTCGACGCCGCCCAGTGGGAGATCCTCGCCCCGGCCGCCGGCACCCATGTCGTCATGGGCACCCCGGGCATCCACCGGGACCCGCAGGCCATCGTCGAGGCCGTACGCACCCACGGCGTCACCCACCTGCAGTGCGTGCCGACGCTGCTCCAAGCCCTCCTGGACACCGAGGAGTTCGCCTCCTGCACCTCACTGCGGCGCGTCTTCTGCGGCGGCGAGGCGCTCACCCACAAACTGGCCCGCGACTTCTTCCACGGGCTGCCGGGCACGTCCCTGGTCAACCTCTACGGCCCGACCGAGGCCACCATCAACGCCACCTTCCACGAGGTCGACCCCGCGGCCGTCGACGGCGGCACGTCCCGCACCGTACCCATCGGCGTGCCCGTCGACGATGTCTCGGCGTACGTCCTGGACGAGAAACTGGCACCGGTCGCCGTCGGCGTGGCCGGGGAGCTGTATCTCGGCGGCGCCCAGTTGGCCCGCGGCTATCTCGGCCGCCCCGAGCAGACCCGGGAACGCTTCGTCGCCTCGCCGTTCGAGCCGGGCGAGCGCCTGTACCGCACGGGTGACGTGTGCCTGTGGAACCCGGACGGCACCCTGCAGTTCGCGGGCCGCGCCGACAACCAGGTCAAGCTGCGCGGCTATCGCGTGGAGCTGGAGGAGGTGGCCTCGCGCATCGAGGAGCACATCTGGGTGCGCCGCGCCGCCGCGATCGTCACCGACGACCCGCGCACCGGCCATCCGGCGCTGGTCGCGTGCGTCGAGCTGAACCCCCGTACCGCAGCCGTCATGGACCAGGGCTCACACGGTGCCCACCACCAGTCCAAGGCGTCCAAACTCCAGGTCAAGGCACAGCTTTCCAACCCGGGCCTGCGCGAGCCGACGGAACTCGCGGGCCGCCCGGCCATCGCCCTGCCGGGCCGTGCGGCGACCCCCGAGCAGCGCCGGGAGACCTTTGCCCGCAAGACGTACCGCTTCTACGACGGCGGCCCGGTCACCCGCGAGGACCTCCTCGCCGTGCTCGTACCGCGCCCGGTCCCGTCGTACTCCCGGCCGCTGAGCGAGCTGACACCGGCCGAACTGGGCCGGATCCTGCGCTGGTTCGGCCAGTTCCACAGTGAGGAACGGCTGCTGCCGAAGTACTCCTACGCCTCACCGGGTGCCCTGTACGCCACCCAGCTGTACGTCGAGTCCGGCGGTGTCGCGGGTCTCGTGCCCGGCGTGTACTACTACCACCCGGTCGACCACAGCCTGGTCCGCGTCGGCGAGGGCACCGGCCGCTGCCCGGACGGCGGGCTGCTGGTGCACTTCCTGGGCAAGCGGCGGGCGATCGAACCCGTCTACCGGACCAACGTCCAAGAAGTACTGGAATTCGAGACCGGCCATATGGTGGGCGTGTTCGAGGAGGTGCTGCCCGCCCACGGCCTGACCATCGCCCCGCTCGGCCACTTCCCGCCGGTCAAGGACGTCCTGGACGTCGCCGAGGAGGACCACTACCTCGGCACCTTCGAGATCACGGCGAACGACGGCCGGCCCCGCCAGGACCCCACCGAGCTGTACGTCCAGGCCCACCCGGACCGCGTCGAGGGCCTGCCCGCCGGTCAGTACCGCTACCGCGACGGGGCGCTGGAGCGCATCGGCAACGAGCTGATCGAGGTCCGGCACGTCATCGCCATCAACCAGGGCGTGTACGCCCGCGCGAGCTTCGGGATCAGCGCGGTCAGCCGGGCCGCCGATCCCTGGCTGGAGTACATCGCCCTCGGCACCCGTCTGCACCACTTCCAGCGCACCCCGGGCTTCGGCTTCATGCCCTCGGGCTACTCCTCCCGGTCCGGGCATCCGCTGCCCGCCGCCCGCCGCCTCGACGACATCCTCGGCTCGGCCGGCATCCGCAGCGGCCCGTCGTACTTCTTCCTCGGCGGCCGGGTCAGCGACGAGCAGATGGCCGGCGAGGACATGTACGAGGACGCGGTGCACACCCAGGGACCGGCGGAGATGATCCGCGACGAACTGGCCCGCACCCTGCCCGATTTCATGCTCCCGAACCGGGTCCTCGTCCTCGACGCGCTGCCGCTGACGGCCAACGGCAAGGTCGATGCCAAGGCTCTGGCCGCCTCCCCCGAAGTGGCCGCCGCGCGGCAGCCCGGGGTCTACGTGGCACCGGCGACGCCGACCGAGCAGTGGCTGGCGGACGTCTGGGGCGCGACGCTGAAGTACGAGGACGTCTCCAGCGAGGACGAGTTCTTCGCCTGCGGCGGCAACTCGCTGATCGCCGTGGCCCTGGTCAACCGGATCAACAAGCACTTCGGCACCCGGCTCCCGCTCCAGGTTCTCTTCGAGACGCCGAAGCTGCGCGACCTGGCCGCGCGCATGGACGACGACACGACCCCGGTCTCCCGGATGATCCCCCTGGCCACGGCGGGCGGCTTCGCCCCGGTCTTCTGCTGGCCGGGCCTCGGCGGCTACCCGATGAACCTGCGCCTGCTGGGCCAGGAAGCCGGCCTGGACCGCCCGTTCTACGGCATCCAGGCGCACGGCATCAACGCCGGAGAGATCCCGTACGACACCATCCGCGAGATGGCTGCCGCGGACCTCGCGGAGATCCGCCGCATCCAGCCGAGCGGCCCCTACAGCCTGTGGGGCTACTCCTTCGGTGCCCGGGTCGCCTTCGAGACGGCATGGCAGCTGGAACAGGGCGGCGAGAAGGCCGAGCACCTGTTCCTGATCTGCCCCGGCAACCCGAAGGTCCACCAGGACGACGGCCACGCCCACGGCCGGGAGGCGTCGTACGACAACCCCGCGTACGTCACGATCCTCTTCTCCGTCTTCACCGGCACGATCCACGGCCCGGCCCTGGCCGCCTGCCTGGCCCAGGCCCACGACGAGGGCAGCTTCGTCTGCTGCATCCATGATCTGCTGCCGTCCCTGGACGAGGACACGATCCGCCGCATCACCCGCATCGTCGGCATCACCTACGAGTTCGACTACACCTTCCGCGAACTGACCGAACGCACGGTGGAGGCGCCTGTCACCCTCTTCAAGGCCCAGGGAGACGACTACTCCTTCATCGAGTCCCATGCCGCGTACTCGACCATGCCGCCCACTGTCGTCCGTCTGAAGGGCGACCACTACAGCGTCCTCAAGCCCCACGGCCTGCCGGAACTGCTCACGGCGACCCGCACCGCGATGGGCCACATCACCAAGTAG
- a CDS encoding ACT domain-containing protein, giving the protein MTGETDLHTLLRGMRPELNPGRYVFTMAEGGVPSGVTPVVTVAEQEGLTLVVPQAEADSAGMAYDYVAAWITLRVHSALAAVGLTAAVSRALADAGLSCNVVAAFHHDHLFVPYEDAERAVAVLQRLARDAS; this is encoded by the coding sequence GTGACCGGCGAGACTGATCTGCACACACTGCTCCGCGGCATGCGTCCGGAGCTGAATCCGGGCCGCTATGTCTTCACCATGGCGGAGGGCGGCGTGCCGTCCGGCGTCACCCCCGTGGTGACGGTCGCCGAGCAGGAGGGCCTGACGCTCGTCGTGCCGCAGGCGGAGGCGGACTCGGCGGGGATGGCGTACGACTACGTCGCCGCGTGGATCACCTTGCGAGTGCACTCCGCGCTGGCCGCGGTGGGACTGACCGCAGCGGTCTCCCGCGCCCTCGCCGACGCGGGCCTGAGCTGCAATGTCGTCGCCGCCTTCCACCACGACCACCTCTTCGTACCCTACGAAGACGCCGAGCGGGCCGTTGCGGTCCTCCAGCGACTGGCGCGGGACGCTTCCTGA